In one window of Dissulfurirhabdus thermomarina DNA:
- a CDS encoding efflux RND transporter periplasmic adaptor subunit yields the protein MKTRLRLNRRQIALALAVLIPALGAVLLVRHRKAQLARTPPPAPVLPVVTTARAAYGTFPATVRLLGTIEAKVAAEIAPRVTGQILEVRVREGDRVRRGDLLARLDDRPERDRVAGLRAALDAARTAFATQEAVTGRDRRLFEAKALSREALDRSVAALEAARARVTGLEKDLHAAETDLAYTRLEAPFDGVVTARLADPGDLALPGRPVVAMEAPDRGYRVRVRVPQDLFPVLAPGTRAEILPPDPGTAPPLAARASRVVPAVRVGTLAAVEIDLPDRPFGLPTGATVETRLETRRHEGWRVPLRALLENAGADWVFRVSDGGTVHPVRVEVRWRGDTFAVVRGDLEGVPRVVTAQESALLRLHDGEKVRVAEAAGADAPSGAAAPGPKADTGKARP from the coding sequence ATGAAGACCCGACTCCGCCTGAACCGCAGGCAGATCGCCCTCGCCCTCGCCGTCCTGATCCCGGCCCTCGGGGCCGTGCTCCTCGTGCGCCACCGCAAGGCCCAGCTCGCCCGGACCCCGCCCCCCGCCCCGGTGCTGCCGGTGGTGACCACCGCCCGGGCCGCCTACGGCACCTTTCCCGCCACGGTGCGCCTCCTGGGCACCATCGAGGCCAAGGTGGCCGCCGAGATCGCCCCGCGGGTGACCGGCCAGATCCTCGAGGTCCGGGTGCGCGAGGGCGACCGGGTGCGCCGGGGGGACCTCCTCGCCCGCCTCGACGACCGGCCCGAGCGCGACCGCGTGGCCGGCCTCCGGGCGGCGCTCGACGCCGCCCGCACGGCCTTCGCCACCCAGGAGGCCGTCACCGGCCGCGACCGGCGCCTCTTCGAGGCCAAGGCCCTCAGCCGGGAGGCCCTGGACCGGTCCGTGGCCGCCCTCGAGGCCGCCCGGGCCCGGGTGACCGGCCTCGAAAAGGACCTCCACGCCGCCGAGACGGACCTCGCCTACACCCGCCTCGAGGCACCCTTCGACGGCGTGGTCACGGCCCGCCTCGCCGACCCCGGGGACCTGGCCCTCCCGGGCCGGCCCGTGGTCGCCATGGAGGCTCCGGACCGCGGCTACCGGGTCCGGGTCCGGGTGCCGCAGGACCTCTTCCCCGTGCTCGCCCCCGGGACACGGGCCGAGATCCTCCCCCCGGACCCCGGCACCGCCCCCCCGCTGGCGGCCCGGGCGAGCCGCGTGGTCCCGGCGGTGCGGGTCGGCACCCTCGCCGCCGTGGAGATCGACCTCCCGGACCGCCCCTTCGGGCTCCCCACCGGGGCCACCGTGGAGACCCGGCTCGAGACCCGGCGCCACGAGGGGTGGCGGGTGCCGCTCCGGGCGTTGCTCGAGAACGCGGGGGCCGACTGGGTCTTCCGGGTCTCGGACGGCGGCACGGTCCACCCCGTCCGGGTGGAGGTCCGCTGGCGCGGCGACACCTTCGCCGTGGTCCGGGGCGACCTGGAGGGTGTCCCCCGGGTGGTGACCGCCCAGGAGAGCGCCCTGCTGCGCCTCCACGACGGCGAGAAAGTCCGGGTGGCCGAGGCCGCCGGCGCCGACGCCCCCTCCGGGGCGGCGGCGCCGGGCCCGAAGGCGGACACCGGGAAGGCCCGGCCATGA
- a CDS encoding TolC family protein — translation MSLRDLPAFLVLLLALAALPAAAAAPPAPGPAPRRLTLEAAVRTALRQSPLLAAVVHERRAAGEERRAALGRMLPQVTAYADARRQSDPTVVVPIKSFNGPLPDFSRDQYQAGTRIRAPLFHGGSLRARLAQAAAGDRAALEGLRLTAQRLVAEVTDAFNRVLYLEALVRAQEETLSALEKARADAALRLEVGRIAPVELMRIDTQVASQRQALIQSRESALRAREDLALLLGLDPSAPPEAEGRLLPAPPAGEAAPDIEAALARRPDVRQAERRVRQAEAALRAARGRRLPALDLVGDYGRRAGSGFEADEEVWWAGVALSFDLFTGGTVSAEIRKAEDQLRAAEERLREARLRARTDILHARSARREAEHRLEVAAAARRTAEETYRIEQLRYRTGAGTVTDSLLAQSAWLQAKAAELAAIFDHQRAAVAERLALGLIEAGPPATAAGDGETPERTASR, via the coding sequence ATGTCGCTCCGAGACCTCCCCGCGTTCCTCGTCCTCCTCCTCGCCCTGGCCGCCCTGCCGGCCGCCGCGGCGGCGCCGCCGGCCCCCGGCCCGGCGCCCCGGAGGCTCACCCTCGAGGCGGCCGTCCGAACCGCGCTCCGCCAGAGCCCCCTCCTCGCCGCGGTGGTCCACGAGCGCCGAGCCGCCGGAGAAGAGCGCCGGGCGGCGCTGGGCCGGATGCTCCCCCAGGTCACGGCCTACGCCGACGCCCGGCGCCAGAGCGACCCCACGGTGGTGGTCCCCATCAAGAGCTTCAACGGCCCGCTTCCGGACTTCAGCCGCGACCAGTACCAGGCGGGCACCCGGATCCGGGCCCCCCTCTTCCACGGCGGCAGCCTCCGGGCCCGCCTGGCCCAGGCGGCCGCCGGGGACCGGGCCGCCCTGGAAGGGCTCCGTCTCACCGCCCAGCGGCTGGTGGCCGAGGTCACCGACGCCTTCAACCGGGTGCTCTACCTCGAGGCCCTGGTCCGGGCCCAGGAGGAGACCCTCTCGGCCCTCGAGAAGGCCCGCGCCGACGCCGCGCTCCGGCTCGAGGTGGGCCGCATCGCCCCGGTGGAACTCATGCGGATCGACACCCAGGTGGCCTCCCAGCGCCAGGCCCTCATCCAGAGCCGCGAGTCGGCCCTCCGGGCCCGGGAGGACCTCGCCCTGCTGCTCGGCCTCGACCCCTCGGCGCCCCCCGAGGCGGAGGGCCGACTCCTGCCGGCGCCGCCCGCAGGCGAGGCCGCCCCGGACATCGAGGCGGCCCTGGCGCGCCGCCCCGACGTCCGGCAGGCCGAGCGCCGGGTCCGGCAGGCCGAGGCGGCGCTCCGGGCGGCCCGGGGCCGGCGGCTCCCCGCCCTGGACCTCGTGGGGGACTACGGCCGCCGGGCGGGAAGCGGCTTCGAGGCCGACGAGGAGGTCTGGTGGGCCGGCGTCGCCCTCTCCTTCGACCTCTTCACCGGCGGCACCGTCTCGGCCGAGATCCGGAAGGCCGAGGACCAACTCCGGGCCGCCGAGGAACGCCTCCGCGAGGCCCGGCTCCGGGCCCGGACCGACATCCTCCATGCCCGTTCCGCCCGCCGGGAGGCCGAGCACCGCCTCGAGGTGGCCGCGGCCGCCCGCCGGACCGCCGAGGAGACCTACCGGATCGAGCAGCTCCGCTACCGGACCGGCGCCGGTACCGTGACCGACAGCCTGCTCGCCCAGTCCGCCTGGCTCCAGGCCAAGGCCGCGGAGCTGGCCGCCATCTTCGACCACCAGCGCGCCGCCGTGGCCGAGCGCCTGGCCCTCGGCCTCATCGAGGCCGGGCCCCCGGCGACGGCTGCAGGCGACGGCGAGACCCCGGAAAGGACCGCCTCCAGATGA
- a CDS encoding universal stress protein: protein MFEKALFPVDFSEISDKVLACTSALEGLGIRKAVLLHVTDVRSAVDFLGFDKTFYERHDQMATQELAARLENLRRAGIEAESRLVHDIPGKGVVHAARAEGCDIVVMGSHGRTSWKEKLLGGTTGFVVEHADVPVLVMRPAGTGDRFTCALEARPVTDHVCLLTDLSPRAEGARRAARSLAPRAARMTLFHVVESPGAGEETARETPPGKAPAAARNRLAGLAEEMKAAGAGAVEVELVTGPVREEVTRRLRRGDVTLAVMGTRGWGGFRELLLGSVSRAAVEFAAAPILLVRE, encoded by the coding sequence ATGTTCGAAAAAGCGCTCTTCCCGGTGGACTTCTCCGAGATCTCCGACAAGGTCCTCGCCTGCACGTCCGCCCTCGAGGGGCTCGGCATCCGAAAGGCCGTGCTCCTCCACGTCACCGACGTGAGGTCCGCCGTGGACTTCCTCGGCTTCGACAAGACCTTCTACGAACGCCACGACCAAATGGCCACCCAGGAACTGGCCGCCCGGCTGGAGAACCTGCGCCGGGCCGGCATCGAGGCCGAAAGCCGCCTCGTCCACGACATCCCGGGAAAGGGCGTGGTCCATGCCGCCCGGGCCGAGGGTTGCGACATCGTGGTGATGGGCTCCCACGGCCGCACCTCCTGGAAGGAGAAACTCCTCGGGGGCACCACCGGCTTCGTGGTGGAGCACGCCGACGTCCCCGTCCTCGTCATGCGCCCGGCGGGCACAGGAGACCGCTTCACCTGCGCCCTCGAGGCCCGGCCCGTGACCGACCACGTCTGCCTCCTGACGGACCTGTCGCCCCGGGCCGAGGGGGCCCGCCGGGCGGCCCGGTCCCTGGCCCCCAGGGCGGCCCGGATGACCCTCTTCCACGTGGTGGAATCCCCCGGGGCGGGAGAGGAAACCGCCCGGGAGACGCCTCCCGGGAAGGCCCCCGCGGCGGCACGGAACCGGCTCGCCGGCCTTGCGGAAGAGATGAAGGCCGCCGGGGCGGGAGCCGTGGAGGTCGAGCTCGTCACCGGCCCCGTCCGGGAGGAAGTGACCCGGCGGCTCCGCCGGGGGGACGTGACCCTTGCCGTCATGGGCACCCGGGGGTGGGGCGGCTTCCGGGAACTCCTCCTGGGAAGCGTCTCCAGGGCCGCCGTGGAATTCGCCGCGGCCCCGATCCTCTTGGTCAGGGAGTGA
- the arsB gene encoding ACR3 family arsenite efflux transporter has translation MTDNTAARPKRLSLFERYLSLWVAACMVLGVVLGRTFPAATSAIRTLEFGENTHINVVIAVLIWLMIYPMMLKVDFKSVLDVGKRPRGLLITLFVNWLVKPFSMAFFGWLFFRHLFLPIIGLELARQYIAGVIILAAAPCTAMVFVWSYLTDGDPAYTLVQVAVNDLIMLFAFAPIVTFLVAGASGLTVPIPVLLWAVFLFIVIPLAAGSLTRTLAIRAKGLEWFEQRFLPLLHPVSVAALLATLVIIFAFQADNISDKTLHVALIAVPIIIQVYFNSSLVYGLMRLFRVPYPVAAPGALIGASNFFELAVATAIALYGPESGAALATVVGVLVEVPVMLSVCAFCNRTRHWFTEV, from the coding sequence ATGACCGACAACACCGCGGCGCGCCCGAAGCGCCTGAGCCTCTTCGAACGTTACCTCTCCCTCTGGGTGGCCGCCTGCATGGTGCTCGGGGTGGTCCTGGGCCGGACCTTCCCGGCGGCCACCTCGGCCATCCGGACCCTGGAGTTCGGCGAGAACACTCACATCAACGTGGTGATCGCCGTGCTCATCTGGCTCATGATCTACCCCATGATGCTCAAGGTGGACTTCAAGTCCGTCCTGGACGTGGGAAAGCGGCCGAGGGGGCTCCTCATCACCCTGTTCGTGAACTGGCTGGTCAAGCCCTTCAGCATGGCCTTCTTCGGCTGGCTCTTCTTCCGCCACCTCTTCCTGCCTATCATCGGCCTGGAGCTGGCCCGGCAGTACATCGCGGGCGTCATCATCCTCGCCGCCGCCCCCTGCACCGCCATGGTCTTCGTCTGGAGCTACCTCACCGACGGAGACCCGGCCTACACCCTGGTCCAGGTGGCGGTGAACGACCTCATCATGCTCTTCGCCTTCGCCCCCATCGTAACCTTCCTCGTGGCCGGGGCCTCCGGGCTCACGGTGCCCATCCCGGTGCTCCTCTGGGCGGTGTTCCTGTTCATCGTGATCCCGCTCGCGGCCGGGAGCCTCACCCGGACCCTGGCCATCCGCGCCAAGGGCCTCGAGTGGTTCGAACAGCGGTTCCTGCCCCTGCTCCACCCCGTCTCCGTGGCGGCGCTCCTGGCCACTCTGGTGATCATCTTCGCCTTCCAGGCGGACAACATCAGCGACAAGACCCTCCACGTGGCCCTCATCGCGGTGCCCATCATCATCCAGGTCTACTTCAACTCGTCCCTGGTCTACGGGCTCATGCGGCTCTTCCGGGTCCCGTACCCGGTGGCCGCCCCCGGCGCCCTCATCGGGGCCTCGAACTTCTTCGAGCTCGCCGTGGCCACGGCCATCGCCCTCTACGGGCCCGAGTCCGGGGCGGCGCTCGCCACCGTGGTGGGCGTTCTGGTGGAGGTCCCGGTGATGCTCTCGGTGTGCGCCTTCTGCAACCGCACCCGCCACTGGTTCACGGAGGTATGA